A window of Gavia stellata isolate bGavSte3 chromosome 21, bGavSte3.hap2, whole genome shotgun sequence contains these coding sequences:
- the SDSL gene encoding serine dehydratase-like, translating to MAAQPGGGKKPFHIVSPILESLPLSQAAGTKVYMKLENVQPTGSFKIRGIGNLCQEAAKKGCRRFVCSSGGNAGLAAAYAAKKLGLPITVVVPSTTGPATVRKLEELGAEVEVSGQVWDEANRRALELAQTEGWVSIHPFDHPLVWQGHASLVRELKDSLETKPDAILLAVGGGGLLAGVVAGLHQVDWQDVPIIAAETRGAHSFHAALAAGRLVSLPDITSVAKCLGAKTVAARALECTQECQVISQVVEDTEAVRAVEQFLDDERMLVQPACGAALALLYTGRLQRLQREGRLRTPLASVVVVVCGGSSIQAAQLRALKSQVGLE from the exons ATGGCAGCCCAGCCCGGCGGGGGCAAGAAGCCCTTCCACATCGTCTCGCCCATCCTGGAGAGCCTGCCCCTGTCCCAGGCGGCGGGCACCAAGGTCTACATGAAGCTGGAGAACGTCCAGCCCACGGGCTCCTTCAAGATCCGGGGCATCGGCAACCTCTGCCAGGAG GCTGCCAAGAAGGGTTGCCGCCGCTTCGTTTGCTCCTCAG GGGGGAACGCGGGTCTGGCAGCAGCGTATGCGGCCAAGAAGCTGGGGTTGCCGATCACCGTCGTGGTCCCCAGCACCACCGGCCCTGCCACCGTGCGcaagctggaggagctgggggcGGAGGTGGAGGTCTCCGGCCAG GTGTGGGATGAAGCCAACAGAAGAGCCCTGGAGCTGGCACAGACCGAGGGCTGGGTCAGCATCCACCCCTTCGACCACCCCTTGGTGTG GCAGGGTCATGCCAGCCTGGTCCGGGAGCTGAAGGACTCGCTGGAGACCAAACCGGACGCCATCCTGCTGGCGGTGGGTGGCGGGGGGCTGCTGGCGGGCGTCGTGGCTGGCCTGCACCAGGTGGACTGGCAGGACGTCCCCATCATTGCCGCCGAGACCCGGGGGGCTCACAGCTTCCACGCGGCGCTGGCGGCCGGCCGGCTCGTCTCCCTGCCTGACATCACTAG CGTGGCCAAGTGCCTGGGAGCCAAGACGGTGGCGGCGCGGGCGCTGGAGTGCACCCAGGAGTGCCAGGTCATCTCCCAGGTGGTGGAGGACACGGAGGCTGTGCGAGCCGTGGAGCAGTTCCTGG ACGACGAGAGGATGCTGGTGCAGCCAGCGTGCGGGGCCGCCCTGGCCCTGCTCTACACGGGGCGGCTGCAGCGGCTGCAGCGTGAGGGGCGGCTGCGGACCCCGCTGGCCTccgtggtggtggtggtgtgcgGGGGCAGCAGCATCCAGGCAGCCCAGCTGCGGGCCCTGAAGAGCCAGGTGGGGCTGGAGTGA
- the PLBD2 gene encoding putative phospholipase B-like 2, protein MAALRALLGAALAAALVGAAPAAVPPPRNVSVLLEPGSGRLRVLPGRRPAAVAWASLDDRIPTVGWAFLEVTTNGSYNDSLQAYAAGLAEAAVSEQLMYMHWMNTMVGYCGPFKYESEYCEKLRIYLEANLGWMEEQMAKGEDPEYWHQVRLALLQLKGLEDSYNGRLDFPRGRFTLAPFGFLLLQLGGDLEDLESALNRSSPRRVLGSGSCSALLKLLPGHRDLLVAHDTWTSYQSMLRVIKKYTLPFRASASGNSQIPGSIQVFSSYPGTIFSGDDFYILSSGLVALETTIGNNNPARWKYLDPRGSVLEWLRNIVANRLARSGPEWAAVFRRFNSGTYNNQWMVVDYNAFTPGRASPPQGVLTVLEQIPGLVVAADQTELLYQQGYWASYNLPYFEEIFNASGIPELVKKYGDWFTYDKNPRAQIFRRNQTLVRDLDSMVRLMRSNNYLRDPLSRCGGCDPPQNAENAISARSDLNPSNGTYPFPALRQRCHGGTDMKVTSSGMVPAFGLVAASGPAWDDVPPFRWSASPCSTLLHMGHPDLWTFPPVKVRWD, encoded by the exons ATGGCGGCGCTGCGGGCGCTGCTGGgggccgccttggccgccgcCCTGGtcggggcagcccccgccgccgtCCCGCCGCCCCGCAACGTCTCCGTGCTGCTGGAGCCCGGCTCGGGGCGGCTCCGCGTCCtgcccggccgccgccccgccgctgtCGCCTGGGCTAGCCTCGACGACCGCATCCCCACCGTCGG CTGGGCCTTCCTGGAGGTGACCACCAACGGCTCGTACAATGACAGCCTGCAGGCCTACGCTGCCGGGCTCGCCGAGGCCGCCGTCTCCGAGCAG CTGATGTACATGCACTGGATGAACACCATGGTGGGCTACTGCGGCCCCTTCAAGTACGAGAGCGAGTACTGCGAGAAGCTGCGGATCTACCTCGAGGCCAACCTGGGCTGGATGGAGGAGCAGATGGCGAAGGGGGAGGACCCCGAGTACTGGCACCAG GTGCgcctggccctgctgcagctgaaggggCTGGAGGACAGCTACAACGGGCGCCTGGACTTCCCCCGGGGCAGGTTCACCCTGGCACCCTTCGGCTTCCT cctgctgcagctggggggtgACCTGGAGGACCTGGAGTCCGCCCTGAACCGCTCCTCCCCACGGCGCGTCCTGGGCTCGGGGTCCTGCTCTGCCCTCCTCAAGCTGCTGCCAGGCCATCGGGATCTCCTGGTCGCCCACGACACCTGGACCTCCTACCAGTCCATGCTGCGCGTCATCAAGAAGTACACGCTGCCCTTCCGCGCCTCGGCCAGCG GCAATTCTCAGATCCCCGGGAGCATCCAGGTGTTTTCCTCCTACCCTGGCACCATCTTCTCCGGGGATGACTTCTACATCCTCAGCAGCGGGTTG GTAGCGCTGGAAACCACCATCGGGAACAACAACCCGGCACGGTGGAAGTACCTGGACCCACGGGGCAGCGTCTTGGAGTGGCTGAGGAACATCGTGGCCAACCGCCTGGCCCGCAGCGGTCCCGAGTGGGCTGCTGTCTTCCGACGGTTCAACAGCGGCAC GTACAACAACCAGTGGATGGTGGTGGACTATAACGCCTTCACGCCGGGGAGAGCGAGCCCGCCGCAGGGCGTGCTGACCGTGCTGGAGCAGATCCC GGGTCTGGTGGTGGCGGCCGATCAGACGGAGCTGCTGTACCAGCAGGGCTACTGGGCCAGCTACAACCTGCC gTACTTCGAGGAGATCTTCAACGCCAGTGGGATCCCGGAGCTGGTGAAGAAATATGGCGACTGGTTCACCTACGACAAGAACCCGCGTGCCCAGATCTTCCGCCGGAACCAGACGTTGGTCCGTGACCTGGACTCCATGGTCCGCCTGatgag GTCCAACAACTACCTGCGGGACCCGCTGTCGCGGTGCGGGGGCTGCGACCCCCCCCAGAACGCAGAGAACGCCATCTCCGCCCGCTCCGACCTCAACCCCTCCAATGGCACCTACCCCTTCCCCGCCCTGCGCCAGCGCTGCCACGGCGGCACCGACATGAAG GTCACCTCCTCGGGCATGGTCCCCGCCTTCGGGCTGGTGGCCGCCAGCGGTCCCGCCTGGGATGACGTGCCCCCCTTCCGCTGGAGCGCGTCCCCGTGCAGCACCCTGCTGCACATGGGGCACCCCGACCTCTGGACTTTCCCCCCCGTCAAGGTCCGCTGGGACTGA